In Halobacteriovorax marinus SJ, the following proteins share a genomic window:
- a CDS encoding hybrid sensor histidine kinase/response regulator: protein MIYILRGHVMVPLNVLSTKLKDFNIDNLDKEDIDLNRKPSETIDELDIVLYSVNKMKGNLIHDIERIERDRQEKEELIVKLNQSQKMEALGRLSGGIAHDFNNILHLISGSAEQSLHYLEANKLDKIKKYLGNIVEFSERGDKLIRQILTYTHQKKVEYSKINLVNVVRTSLDMMRSTLPANIEIDYTFDQEVDILGDITQMQQIIMNFCTNSRDSIDKKNGYIKVRTQVNHIKNEVQLIISDNGSGIPDEVKEKIYEPYFSTKPINKGTGMGLSIIHSIIEQMNGRIELISEIGEGAKFIIFLPVYSEGEDLLANELNPTQRLGEITLKGRRVLILDDEEIIANMHKDFVEEQGAEVLCYTSPLAALAALKTGLEVDVILTDLSMPEMSGFEFAKAYSESGGEKPIILLTGHEEKVLSENDISSYNIEEVLLKPINMEELLEVISSI from the coding sequence ATGATCTATATTCTAAGAGGTCATGTGATGGTTCCTTTAAATGTTCTATCGACTAAGCTTAAAGACTTTAATATAGATAACCTAGATAAAGAGGATATTGATCTCAATAGAAAGCCTTCGGAGACCATTGATGAATTGGATATTGTTCTCTACTCAGTTAATAAAATGAAGGGGAACTTAATTCACGATATTGAGAGAATTGAGAGAGATAGACAGGAGAAGGAAGAACTGATTGTTAAGCTAAATCAATCACAGAAAATGGAGGCCCTAGGTAGGCTCTCTGGTGGAATTGCTCACGACTTCAATAATATTCTTCATCTCATTTCAGGGTCTGCAGAACAGAGCTTACATTATTTAGAGGCCAATAAACTAGATAAGATTAAGAAGTATCTTGGAAATATTGTAGAGTTCTCTGAAAGAGGGGATAAGCTTATTCGCCAAATCTTAACTTATACACATCAAAAGAAAGTAGAGTACTCAAAGATTAATTTAGTGAATGTTGTTCGCACTAGTTTAGATATGATGAGATCAACACTTCCTGCAAATATAGAAATTGATTATACCTTTGATCAAGAAGTGGACATTCTCGGAGATATCACTCAGATGCAGCAGATTATTATGAATTTCTGTACTAACTCTAGAGACTCAATCGATAAGAAGAATGGCTACATTAAAGTTCGAACACAAGTTAACCATATAAAGAATGAAGTCCAACTCATTATTTCTGACAATGGTTCAGGGATACCAGATGAGGTGAAAGAAAAGATTTATGAACCTTACTTTTCAACTAAACCCATCAATAAGGGAACAGGTATGGGGCTGTCGATTATTCATTCAATTATTGAACAGATGAATGGTCGTATTGAGCTCATTAGTGAAATTGGAGAGGGCGCAAAATTTATTATTTTTCTACCTGTATACTCTGAGGGAGAAGACCTTCTGGCCAATGAGTTAAATCCTACTCAAAGACTTGGTGAGATTACATTAAAAGGTCGTAGAGTTTTAATTCTTGATGATGAAGAGATAATAGCAAATATGCATAAGGATTTTGTAGAGGAGCAAGGAGCAGAAGTTCTTTGCTACACTTCACCCTTAGCTGCTCTTGCTGCACTAAAAACTGGCCTTGAGGTGGATGTTATTCTTACAGATCTCTCGATGCCTGAGATGAGTGGTTTTGAATTTGCGAAGGCCTACTCTGAGAGTGGGGGCGAGAAGCCAATTATACTTCTAACTGGACATGAAGAGAAAGTTCTTTCAGAGAATGATATCTCTTCATACAATATTGAAGAAGTTCTACTCAAGCCTATAAATATGGAAGAATTATTAGAGGTTATTAGCTCTATATAA